The window GGAGGGGATGAGCAATTGAGATTACTCAGGGAAGTGAATGTAGACCAGCCTTCCCACATGTCACTCTACACTACTCGATGCGGGAAAGAGGGCTggctagccactacaatcaaaCAATGCCACTTATAATTTCCTAATATTCATTATTGGTACATATCTATCAACCTGACGATCATTCATTGCAAGAACTCAGCCATTTCTACTCATAAACTCAACCGACCCGACTGACTCGACAACTCAACTCCAAGTAACATATACGTATGGACCTACGGCTCGCTTCACAGACATCCCATCTCGTGACGGCCCACCCTGGGAGATCTTACGTCAACATTTGTCTCCCAGCTCTTAGATATCTATCTAAGTTGCAGCTCGTTGGCCCCTTCCGGCTCTGTGTGCCACCCCAGTCATAATAGCCATAATTGTTTCCGACTCGATCTTAGGCGCCATCACATTTTCTATCCCGCCTTTTGCGGTCACCGAACTTACACAGTGTTTCTCATTATTTCCCGTGGGTACCTCATGTTAGGCTATTGTCCTCTTACGCTTAGGCTCCGTCTCATTCACTAGATGCCACCCATTCTCGGTGTCATAATCAATACTCTTCACATTCTCATTCATAACATTTGATACCAATTGTACATCTTATTTACATCCATCTATCAATCACATATGATATCAATTGTAATATTTGCTATTACCCTAGGTGTGCAGTTCTTTCTAGCAACCTAGATTTCACTGAACAATCATCGCATAGATCATAGCAACCAATCACACAAGCATTCATTCATAATCACTCATCCACATCAACACAAGGAAGTCCATTAAGTCTTTTAAAATAGTGTGAAGTTTCTTATGCAACATCATCCATTCATCACACCCTAGCAATCATCATGATCTAGCAACCTAACTTCAAACAGGGTCTAATAAGACCTAAATCCAACATAGAGGAGTATAGAGATCATGAGAACATACTGGTTTTGAATCACCTCACCGTAGCCTAGATCTGGTGACGGCCCATCCTGGGAGATCTTACGTCAACCATTGTCTCCCAGCTCTTAGATATCTATCTAAGTTGCAGCTCGTTGGCCCTTTCCGGCTCTGTCTGCCACCCCAGTCATAATAGCCATAATTGTTTCCTACTCGATCTTAGGTGCCATCACATTTTCTATCCCGCCTTTTGCGGTCACCGAATTTACACAGTCTTTCTCATTACTTCCCGTGGGTACCTCATGTTAGGCTACTGTCCTCTTACGCTTAGGTTCCGTCTCATTCACTAGATGCCACCCATTCTCGGTGTCATAATCAATACTCTTCACATTCTCATTCATAACATTTGATACCAATTGTACATCTCATTTACATCCATCTATCAATCACATGTGATATCAATTGTAATATTTGCTATTACCCTAGGTGTGCAGTTCTTTCTAGCAACCTAGATTTCACTGAACAATCATCACATAGATCATAGCAACCAATCACACAAGcaattattcataatcattcaTCCACATCAACACATGGAAGTCCATTAAGTCCTTTAAAATAGTGTGAAGGTTCTTATGCAACATCATCCATTCATCACACCCTAGCAATCATCATGATCTAGCAACCTAACTTCAAACATGGTCTAATAAGACCTAAATCCAACGTAGAGGAGTATAGAGATCATTTGAATcacctcaccttagcctagatctggccACCACCACACCACGTGGCCACCAGCACAACCCGCGGCTACTAGGCAAGGAGAGAGAAAGTACACGGtgaggagaaagagagagagagggaagcagcgcgaagagagagaaagacttGATGGCCAGGGTTTTGGTCTCTGGGAATTTCCTGCAGAGCTCCGCTTCAGATTTGTAAATGAGACAAAAGAGAAGGGGAGCAGCTCTATTTATAAGAAATTGCAGGGAACCCTTGGTCTTTTTCCCAAAAGGGCCCTACAGAAGCTCATTCCCTCATAAAACTTTTTGGGCCAGGGTTCGGGCCGTTACAATTCTTCCTCTGTTAATTGAAATTCATCCCCAAATTCCAAGCCCCAGACTTCAAACTTAACGGCCAAAAATGGATTCACACAATCACACATTAATCAAGGGACACATACAAGGCAAAAACAACTTTGCTCGGGATCTTTTAAAACCAAAGAATGAATATAATAAATGAAATGGAGTAGGACAACAATAGTTTAGAAAGCTCAAGGCGTCTGTACAATCACAGAATGCCTACATAAATGGAAAAACACCAAAGCCAACAATCAAATAatgaaacaaatagaaaagcATGTTTCCTACTCCTATGAAATGATCATAAGGCCTCAGCTAGCCATAATGATGTGGAGAGACACGATCGGCCTCTGATCCAGGACCAACCACCCTGGCACAACCAGCTGCAGGCTCCGGGTCGTCATCTTCTGGCTATGGGTCCTCCTCTGGATCATCATAGGGAGCattttgaacatcatcatccATCTTCGCGAACCACTCCTCCGCGGCTATCGCTTGCCCTGCTATCCTCTTTACCAGCGCGAATTACAGAGGGCCAGGGCACCATCTAGCTTGTCCTGAATGTCCTTGCGGAGCCCCGCCTTAAACAGCCGGCACCACTCTTCCACAGGCTTTGGTTTGCACCTTTTTGCTGTATCCAGGAACTCTTCCAGGTAATCTACCACCGTGTGTGGCTTTTGAACCTTCTGAACCAAGACATCACACCTACACGGCTCCGGGCTCCCGTTGGAGGTGTCTTCATATGGGACCGATGACTTTCGCGGACGTCCCTGTTTCTTCTTAGGCGGCTCCCCAAGAGGCGGCACTGGAACCCACTCCATACCGGGCTCCGGCTTCTCATTCTTTGGACGGCCCTCTCCTCGCTTGGCTGGTATCACCTCTGGCTCAGACTCAGATGACTCTGGAAGGAACTAAAGATTCTCACGCATCGAGTCCTCCACCGAATCACACTGTGGGGTCTTGCGCTTGGTCCTCATCAATGGATGCCCCATGCAGGTACCACCTTCCCCATTATGGTGCGCCTAGGCCGGACATCTCTCGAAAACGACCGCCCTAGTCCACCTAGCTCATGACTGTCACCATGGTCTTCACCGGCTGACGACGACATCCTGTAAGTGAAGATCCGATCAGAACCATAATACAAGTACATATAGTGGGTGGTTTTGTAAACATTTCACAACTTTTTGGATGCTATAAATTTTCGCAACACTTTTTCTTTAAACCCGATTATTTTTGAAAACGTCAGGAATGTGGACCCCTTTGGATAGTACTTAGGCTTGGGAAAAATTAACCGGAACTGAAAAACcaaaccgtaccgaaccgacaTTATCCGATCAGAAACCAAACTAGAAAATATAATAACCCGAACAGTTCCTATCTTAAAATATTACGGGTAACCGGACCGAAACTGAACCGAATTGATAACTGAATGGGTACTTTTGGGTAcccaaaatataatacatatttaaatgatgttataaatccaaaaaatattttgttacatTTGaactaaatactaaaaaattcatatttcattagttatagttttaaaattaaacaatattttataaactttaacgttctaaaaaaaatgtatatttcaagtattttcTGGGTTATTCGGATACTTTTTGTTTGGGTAGTTTGGTTACTTTTGGGTAAATTGAGTACAAAAGTAACCAGAACCGAATCAGACCCGATAATGTTTGGGTAGTTACCGGTTCCTGATGTAATTATCCGAtctgaaccgaaaccgaaccgatccgaaccaaTTTTTGGGCGGCTCCTGTTTGGTTACCTGAAgtccaaaaccgaaaaatccgAAACCCAAATTAACCAgaccgaaaccgaaccaaaaccgaaTGTCCAGGGCTAATAGTACTAATGGATCTTAACCTGGATCTTCAGGCATGCATTGATATAAAAAGATTTGAATTTTGTCTTACGTGCATACAAGTGATGGGAAACTAAATCCAAGGGCTAAGTAAGGAATCTTTACTGACTATCCTGAAGGAATTAAAGGATACAAGATATGGATTCTGGAAGATCATAAATGCATCATAAGTCGAAATGTGAATTTAGAGAAGAGGTTGTGTTCATGACCTTGAAACATGAAAGTGAAGACAGCTCAATATTAGACAGTCAAACTTTTACCATCAAGGTTTCTAGCTGTTGAAATGCCAAGTCCtcgtgaagaagaagaaccaataAATTTAGGACAATGTCCTAGTGAGGATAACAATGAAAATGTTGAAGTCCAAGGTGAGTCGGCTACCGGTGGGAGGATACCAACTAGCCAGACAGAGAAAGGAGAAGTACAAGACTGTCAGCTAGACTAGTTGACTACGACTGGAGATGTCTGATGAAGAAAATGAATTTGCCTAACTATTGTGTCTTATTGTAGAAGATGGAGGTAAAGAACCATCTTCTTATCAAGAAGCAATGGAAGATGAAGACAGTGACAAGTGGACCGAAGCAGCAAATGAAGAAATGATGTCATTGAAGAAGAATAAGAGACATGGGATCTAATTGACAGACCCAAGAGTCAGAGGGCTGTTGGATATTCAAGAGAAAACTTTGGATACCAGGCGTTGAACCTCCTAGATACAAAGCGAGGTCAGTTACCAAGGGTTATTCGCAGAAGGATGGGATAGACTACAAAAAAATCTTTGCACCAGTGGTCAAACACATATCTATAAGATACATCTTGTCTGCAGTGGTTCACTATGATATGGAGCTGCAACATATAGACGTAAAAACAGCCTTTCTGTATGGTCATTTGGAGGAATATATTGTAATGGAGCAGCCTGAATGATTCGATGATAAGAAGTATCCTGAAAAGGTATATTTGCTAAAAGGGTCACTCTATGGTTTAAAACAATCACCACGTCAGTGGAACATAAGATTCGATGATTTTATGATCAAGACCTAGTATAGTAGAAGCGAGTATAATCATTGTGTATACTAGAAAGAGGTGGATCAAGACTCATGGGTATATTCGATGCTTTATGTGGATGATGAACGAATTGCATTACGGAGCAAGAGTGACGTTCAGAAGCTCAAGGAGTTACTCAAAAGCAAGTTTATGATGAAAAACATAGGCAATGGTAAGAAAGTACTGGGAATGGAGATTGAGAGGAATAGACAGAAGGGTTGTTTGTGGATCTCTCAAGAAGGATATCTAAGGAGGGCTGTCTCCAATTTTCATATGGATCAAGCCAAGTCTGTGGCCACATCGATGGGTGCTCATTTCAGTTTGAAGTCAGCTGCAGGCAAGGAGTTTCAGTAAGAGTTTGAAGAGATGAAAGATGTTCCTTATCAAAGTGCAGTTGGAAATATAATGTACTCCATGATATGAACTAGGCCTGACTTGGCTTATCCAATTGGATTGGTTATTCGTTTTATGAGCAAGCTACTGAAGAAACACTAGAAAGCGGTTAAATGGATTCTCAGATATCTTCAAGGAACGCTGAATAAACGGTTATGTTTCAAGAATAGTGGGGAGTTTGTAGTTAAAGAGTATTTTGATTAGGATTATGGTGGAGACAGGGATAACATAAATTCAGTAAATGGCATAGTATTTACTGCAGGAGGCAACACTATCAGTTGGAGGTCTCAGCTTCAGAAGGTGGTAGCGCTTTCAACAACAGAGGCCGAGTACATATCATTGTCTGAATCCATCCGAGAAGGGATTTGGCTGAAAGGTTTTGCTAAAGAACTAGGTTTTCTTCCAGACTCGGTGGAGATATATTGTGACTCTCAAAGCACTATTGCTTTGTCTAAGAATGCGGTTTTTCACGAGAGGAtgaacactacaagaaaacacaagtttggCGATGAAACTTAACGAAGAAAACTAATCCTCGTAAATTTACGTCGACTTTACGAGGTACTTACgaggaaatataaaataagtattaaTTCCTCGTAAAATAACGACGAAATGATTTCATCGTAAAGTCGATGTAATGtcacgtggcttttacgaggaataCGCTTTCCTCGTAAACTCGACGTAAATGTAGCGTGTACGTTACGAGGAAATATTTTACGTCTACTTAGCGAGGAAATTTTAAATACACCAACTTTATAGTTGTAACACGTTTTTTTTCGGCCACCTAActaaatttcgtcgtaaactcctaggaaaattacaactaccagattcaaaaatttcctataaatatggatgtttgaacatcatgttaaacacaccaacaagaaaaaaaaatgtcggGCTCCGGGAATATTTTCGAGTTGTGGAggtggatgtatatgcatagagatgctaacgggagagtgacgaaaaaAATACCTTgtggggctggagacatttatgcatcaAGCAGATTCCACActgctcgcccaagaaagtggtaagatgttatgttcttgtcggaaatgcaacaattcgaaattggcaaatcgtgaaaatgtttggaagcatttaataaatagaggtttcacgccaaattactatatctggtttcaacatagAGAATGTTATagttatgatcagaatgaagctagtagtagtaatagcaattttcaggaagaaccggttgatcatcatttgcataacgaacatagttaccatcggGAGGAGCatatggtagattatgatagggttcatgaaatggtagctgatgcattcgtagctcatgatgaagatgaagaacctaatatagatgcaaaaaagttttatgaaatGTTAAATGCGGCGAATCagccactttacagtggttgtagagaatgTCTCTCAAAATTGtagttggctgctagaatgatgaatattaaaactgatcacaatctatctgaaagttgcatgaataAATGGTCAGACTTGTTTAAAGATTATTTGTCGGAAGACAATGTGtttgctgattcttattatgagattcagaaactgGTTTATAGTCTTAGGTTGCCTTCGGAGCTAATTGATGTTTGCATCGACACTTGCATGATCTACTGGAGAGATGATGAGAAGTTAGAAGAATGTCGATTTTGCAAGAAGCCACAATTCAAGCCgcaaggatgtggtacctactaATTACAAACAAATTGAAAAGATTGTACCAATCAGAGTAGACTGCTggaaagatgagatggcatgccgagcatactcagacagatggtgagatgactcatccatcatatgcaagagcctggaaacatattaacaaagtacatccggatttcgctaccaatagccggaatgtgtatctcggattatgcacagatggatttagtccattCGGAATGTCAGgcagacaatattcattgtgaccagtctttcttacgccatacaacctgccaccaGAGATGTGCATGCAATGGGAGTTGCCATACAACATGGTTTGAATCATCCAAAAAGGTCTCTGaatgttttcctacaaccactgataaaagagttgaatgatttgtggtcaacaggggtgaggacgtatgactgctcaacgaagacgaattttacgatgcgagtgatgcttttgtggaccataagtgactttcttGCCTATGGGATATTGTCTAGATGGACTACACATaggagattagcttgtccatattgtaatggaacgacagatgcgtttcaactgaagaatggtaggaagacaagttgatTCGATTGTCAccgtcgatttcttcccattaGCCATCcgtaccgaagaaacaagaaattgtttaggcacaaaagggttaTGAGAGACACTCCTTctccatatctaactggagaacaaattgaagcgcAAATCGACTAATAtggagctaacgaaacagttcgttgtGGTGGTAATTGACATGTCCCTCGTAATACCTGATTCTTACGatgttcatcacaactggcacaagaagagtatattttgggagttgccatattggaaggatcttcttctgcgccacaacctcgatgtgatgcatatagagaaaaATTTCTTtaagaacatcatgaatacaatattgaatatcgcagggaagacaaaagacaacataaaatcgaggttggacttgccggatatttgctcaagacgTGAGTTACATATAAAAATCAATGGACAAGTGACCGTTACGATATTCAGattattttcagaaaataaagtcggtgttgttcaactgggtggcataagaagtgaagttccccgatgggaatgtttcaaatctctctagatgtgttgaaaagggtcaaaagttcttcaggatgaagagtcatgattgtcatgtctttatgcaacgactacttCCCTTTGCATTTGCAtagctacttccaacaaacgtaaatgaagcacttgcaggtagTATATTATAACGCTGtaattttataatggtttagATTGCAATAATATATGACTAATAATGTGTGtaattatttttggaatatacaaggcattggagcatttttcagggatctgagcacacacactcttaaagaagaagtcgtgcaacagcttcaggagaacattctCATCTTATTGTGTAACTtagagaagatatttcctcagggattttttgacgtcatcgatcatctagctgtccacctcccataCGAGGCATTGCTTTGTAGACTTatacattacggatggatgtttcagtatgagcgagccatgaaatatttgaagggaaaagcaaagaacctcgcaaaagttgaaggttctataattgctggaagtttcATGGAAGAAActtctcacttcacatcgtactatTTTGTGTTAAAAGTACGTACCCGGAaaagagctccaagaagatatgagGATGGTGGTGTCGCACgaacatatgcagttgctggtgttctagacatctttagccagattgggCAACTCGGTGGAAAATCAAAAGcggtttggtggtcgagtgaagAAGAtgctcatagtgcacacacttatattctactcaattgcgaagacccattgatgcgttattttgaaaggtaacatatatggacactttTAAACACATATAAGTTTAGATTATATAATtgccaaaaattaattaatataaaatgtgattttacagtctatttgtttctcaagtcgaagaaacattcccaggtatatccacaagtgacgtagacaaaaggaaagatcaaCACTTTATTAAGTGGCTGAAAAATCAGGTATTAACTCAAACTCTTAATTTTTTCAGGTCGATCAAACTCTTTTTTCATACATGATCTGTATTTCAacgttctctttatttttgcaggttgattatgacgacgatgcagattatcctaatTGGTTACAggaagtaattcaatctccacttgtaaaggtcaccacatcacagatgtatttcactCGAGgtacttttcacacatatgagtatggtaaccagcgggcgaccagtaactatggaatatgtgtgaaagaggaaacagatttctacgggatcttgacggagattattgaagtcgaattctCAGGGAtattgaagctgaaatgcgtcctcttcgaatgtgaatggttcgaccccgtcttcaacagaggtgttcggtttaacaaatttggtgtagtgGATGTCAATGGTGGATGAAGGTACAACCAAATTATTTTCTTGCCATACATGagcaaaataaattaatttctacattttctttattttttgcaGGTACAACAAATTTGAGCCTTTCATCTTAACTTCACAaacagaccaagttagcttccttccataccctcagATGAGAGAATCGAGAATAAATTGGTTAgctgtgatcaaagttacacctcgaggacgaatcatcagtggagaagaaacaccattgcaagaagaacataTAAATGAAGTCgaagaacctgaacaagaaattgatgacatccttctcattgatccgcataatcatgAGTACGAGGATGTTACCGACGATGCCACTGACAAAGCTtttgaagacgagtttaatgaaaatgatgctgtttctagtgatgacgagaatgttgatgtatctgattgatgtatttgtttttaataaaattgattttcaGACTTAATGCatgaaaaactatttatataatttgattttgtgtaagGTTATGGGAGTTTGTATTAGAAATAAGAGATTAATTGAGATTATAAGTTGAGGAATTGTGGTTTTAGAATTTCGGGTTTGGAATGGAAAGAATAGATTGAGGTTAAAGGGAAGATGGGTTTGGGGTTTGAGGTTTGAAatatatatgaagtagaagataagaaagatggggtttggggtttggggatTGGAGTTttggattttagggatttaaacataATCCTCGTAATGTCCTCGTAACATAACGAGGAAATAACGCCgaagttaaaaaataaagaacgcTGGACTCGTTAATTTCATGTAAGCctaaatcgtcgtaaacacctcgtaaccgGAGAACGGGGCCTTGCTATTTCCTCGTAGAATAAAAACAAGCggcctcgctaattcctcgtaaattaaCGACCAATTTGCCGttgtaaaatgaaaaaagaagagaagaaagatactGGAATCACAGGTGGGAAGAAACAAGGCGAGACCTACGTAAGTCTAGCCCACATGTGTTCCAGTATTTTcttctacttcttttttttcaaatatttctaatttgggAAGCAAACTGGTGAGTAATTTTTTctgatttgagaagcaaatcggtgagtttatgtttgatttgagaagcaaactggtgcatatttataggaaattgTGAAAGGTTTTACGACCAATTAGCTTCGTCTCATTCCTCGTAAGTAAAAACGCgggcctcgctaattcctcgtaaatgaACGAGGAAGTTATGAGGAAACTCAACAAGGGCCTCGCGAGTTCCTCGTTAAAGGGAAgatgggtttggggtttggaatatatgaagtagcagataaggaagatggggtttggggttcggaatatatgaagtagcaGATAAGGAaaatggggtttggggtttggaatatatgaagtagaagataaggaagatggggtttgggattttggattttagggatttaaacataATCCtcgctatttcctcgtaaaataaCGATGGAATAACGACGAATCCTTAAAACATAAAGAACGCAGGACTCG is drawn from Brassica rapa cultivar Chiifu-401-42 chromosome A05, CAAS_Brap_v3.01, whole genome shotgun sequence and contains these coding sequences:
- the LOC108871885 gene encoding uncharacterized protein LOC108871885, giving the protein MLYVDDERIALRSKSDVQKLKELLKSKFMMKNIGNGKKVLGMEIERNRQKGCLWISQEGYLRRAVSNFHMDQAKSVATSMGAHFSLKSAAGGNTISWRSQLQKVVALSTTEAEYISLSESIREGIWLKGFAKELGFLPDSVEIYCDSQSTIALSKNAVFHERMNTTRKHKFGDET